The Glycine soja cultivar W05 chromosome 6, ASM419377v2, whole genome shotgun sequence genome has a window encoding:
- the LOC114416708 gene encoding uncharacterized protein LOC114416708, whose protein sequence is MEGGGDVKGWALEFLLRAQNPVVPSNLIKKVILIVPLSDFYSRLKKTLLLRALQDHLFAVSVPESVLETLEQVEELHRLGDDDDGALVTTSSAMSAAYCAVAVECTLKHLLLELHNNPAYLGAVNRIWRGRVRLMSGSGEGSLLLSPELERWRTDIEASLLDSSVRERLASIDTRRDAVFKLRDYLKEAWTDLGPSFLERAALAHINNNALAANHSEDSQQPEREIEKCTAAPAEEVHPSTDVEIQKVGECGSVELQKLAEDSLLDLLEVNEEASMEEQSRDVDVPCPHAINDNEADLMEKDQTSAEEVLPSTTVEVQKVRECGSVELQKLAKDSLLNSLEVNEEAHIESRDADVPCPLVISNNEADLMEKDQTSIPHNHDHKPSLMERNSSARIYEWDDSIDGLEDGTSDHATRFNLPSPKGRKVSPLNKYKPANITKRRKVKKWSQLEEETLRTAVDKFGRGNWKLILDSHKDIFEERTEVDLKDKWRNMT, encoded by the exons ATGGAGGGTGGTGGTGACGTTAAGGGTTGGGCGTTGGAGTTTCTTCTCCGGGCTCAGAACCCAGTCGTTCCCAGTAACCTAATTAAGAAAGTCATTCTAATAGTCCCCCTTTCAGACTTTTATTCCAGGCTCAAGAAGACGCTTCTTCTCCGAGCCCTTCAAGATCACTTGTTCGCTGTCTCTGTCCCTGAGTCCGTTCTCGAAACCCTCGAGCAAGTCGAGGAACTCCACCGCCTCGGCGATGACGACGACGGAGCTCTGGTCACCACCTCATCCGCCATGAGCGCCGCCTACTGTGCCGTCGCGGTGGAGTGCACTCTCAAGCACCTGCTGCTGGAGCTCCACAACAACCCTGCTTATCTCGGCGCGGTGAACAGGATATGGCGCGGTAGGGTTCGGCTCATGAGCGGTTCCGGGGAGGGGAGCCTCCTGCTCTCGCCAGAGCTGGAGCGGTGGAGAACCGACATTGAAGCTTCCCTTCTGGATTCGTCGGTGAGGGAGAGGTTGGCCTCCATTGATACAAGAAGGGATGCCGTCTTCAAGCTCCGGGATTATTTGAAGGAAGCTTGGACCGATTTGGGGCCTTCATTTCTTGAGCGAGCGGCGTTGGCGCATATAAACAACAATGCCCTAGCCGCGAATCACTCTGAGGATTCTCAACAGCCGGAGAGAG AAATTGAGAAGTGCACTGCTGCTCCTGCTGAGGAAGTGCATCCCTCAACAGATGTTGAGATCCAAAAGGTTGGGGAGTGCGGTTCTGTGGAGTTGCAAAAGTTGGCTGAGGATTCTCTACTTGATTTGTTGGAAGTGAATGAGGAGGCATCGATGGAAGAACAAAGTAGAGATGTAGATGTACCTTGCCCACATGCTATTAATGACAATGAGGCTGATCTGATGGAAAAGGATCAAACTTCTGCCGAGGAAGTGCTTCCCTCAACAACTGTTGAGGTCCAAAAGGTTAGGGAATGTGGTTCCGTGGAGTTGCAAAAGTTGGCTAAGGATTCTCTACTTAATTCGTTGGAAGTGAATGAGGAGGCACATATTGAAAGTAGAGATGCAGATGTACCTTGCCCACTTGTTATTAGTAACAATGAGGCTGATCTGATGGAAAAGGATCAAACTTCTATCCCTCATAATCATGACCATAAGCCAAGTTTAATGGAAAGAAATAGTTCTGCTCGTATTTATGAG TGGGATGATTCAATAGATGGCTTGGAGGATGGAACATCAGATCATGCAACTAGATTTAATTTGCCTAGTCCCAAGGGGAGAAAAGTTTCTCCATTGAATAAGTACAAACCTGCAAACATTACAAAGAggagaaaagtgaaaaaatgGAGTCAGTTGGAAGAGGAGACTCTAAGGACTGCTGTAGACAA GTTTGGCAGGGGAAATTGGAAGTTAATCCTAGATTCTCACAAAGATATATTTGAAGAGAGAACTGAA GTTGATTTGAAGGACAAGTGGAGAAATATGACGTAA